A genomic window from Tolypothrix sp. PCC 7910 includes:
- a CDS encoding beta-lactamase hydrolase domain-containing protein, with the protein MSNIKKVSDEFSAGGQPTPETLKQLADQGYKSVVNLRAPDEAGVLDDEEQQAQAVGLEYVNVPLNSTSANDGLTAKVLRELEQLPTPVYFHCGAGGRANALALIALATQQQLNREQVLAKAQELGINPEQAHLKQFLDSLS; encoded by the coding sequence ATGAGTAATATCAAAAAGGTGAGTGATGAGTTTTCCGCAGGTGGACAACCAACGCCAGAGACATTAAAACAGCTTGCCGATCAAGGATATAAATCTGTGGTGAATTTGCGCGCACCTGATGAAGCTGGCGTATTAGATGACGAAGAGCAACAAGCTCAAGCTGTAGGTTTGGAATATGTTAATGTACCACTCAATTCCACATCAGCTAACGATGGCTTAACAGCGAAAGTTCTTAGAGAACTAGAACAATTACCGACTCCCGTATATTTTCATTGTGGCGCAGGGGGAAGAGCTAACGCTTTGGCGCTAATTGCGCTGGCAACTCAACAGCAATTGAATCGCGAACAGGTTTTAGCAAAAGCCCAGGAACTTGGTATCAATCCAGAGCAAGCTCATCTCAAGCAATTTCTAGATAGCCTCTCTTAA
- a CDS encoding chromate transporter produces the protein MTEETENIQAEQAAVSFHALTRKQQQQRLTQLAIVFLRLGTIAFGGPAAHIAMMDNEVVNRRQWMSREKLLDLLGITNLIPGPNSTELAIHIGYERAGWAGLLVAGSCFILPAMVIVWVLAAIYARYQTVPQVGWLLYGIKPVIIAIVLLAVWNLGKKAAKDVPTSIAGVVAIAAYFAGLNEILVLILLGIAVMLVKNWQTRGNTTGAFLLPFSGIFAQIGSTAAITSVGWVNVFLFFLKIGCVLYGSGYVLLAFLQRDLVERNHWLTSQQLLDAVAIGQFTPGPVFTTATFIGYLLAGNAGAIAATIGIFLPAFVLVWIVNPWVAKLRQSPWASGFLDGVNAASLGLMAGVTYTLGRAALVDWLTIILAILSAIAVFRFKINSAWLVLAGGAIGLASHLLWS, from the coding sequence GTGACCGAGGAAACTGAGAATATTCAGGCGGAGCAAGCGGCGGTTTCCTTTCATGCTCTGACTCGCAAACAACAACAGCAGCGATTAACCCAACTAGCAATAGTGTTTTTGCGATTGGGGACGATCGCCTTTGGTGGCCCCGCTGCCCATATCGCCATGATGGACAATGAAGTAGTGAATCGCCGTCAATGGATGAGTCGGGAGAAACTACTGGATTTACTAGGAATTACGAATTTAATTCCCGGCCCCAACTCGACGGAATTAGCCATTCACATTGGCTATGAGCGCGCCGGATGGGCTGGTTTACTAGTTGCAGGTAGTTGCTTTATTCTGCCTGCGATGGTGATAGTTTGGGTATTAGCCGCCATTTATGCCCGCTATCAAACCGTCCCTCAAGTAGGATGGCTGCTATATGGAATTAAACCTGTAATTATTGCGATCGTGCTGTTGGCTGTGTGGAATTTGGGTAAAAAAGCAGCCAAAGATGTACCAACAAGCATTGCGGGAGTAGTTGCGATCGCAGCATATTTCGCTGGATTAAATGAAATTTTGGTGCTGATTTTGCTAGGTATCGCTGTCATGCTCGTGAAAAATTGGCAAACCAGAGGTAACACCACCGGAGCATTCCTATTACCTTTTTCCGGTATTTTCGCCCAGATTGGTAGTACAGCAGCAATCACATCAGTCGGTTGGGTTAACGTCTTCTTATTCTTTCTGAAGATAGGATGCGTTCTGTACGGTAGCGGTTATGTTTTGCTGGCATTTCTGCAACGGGATTTAGTCGAACGCAACCACTGGTTAACATCACAGCAGCTTTTAGATGCAGTAGCCATTGGACAGTTTACACCGGGGCCAGTTTTTACCACTGCAACATTTATCGGCTATTTGCTCGCAGGAAATGCTGGGGCGATCGCGGCTACCATTGGTATATTTTTACCAGCCTTTGTGTTGGTATGGATAGTTAATCCCTGGGTGGCTAAATTACGCCAATCACCTTGGGCTAGTGGCTTTCTCGATGGTGTGAATGCAGCATCTCTAGGATTAATGGCAGGAGTTACCTACACATTAGGACGAGCCGCACTGGTAGATTGGTTAACAATTATCTTGGCAATATTGAGTGCGATCGCGGTTTTCCGGTTCAAAATAAATTCTGCTTGGTTAGTTCTAGCAGGAGGCGCGATCGGGCTGGCTTCACACTTATTATGGAGTTGA